The Rhineura floridana isolate rRhiFlo1 chromosome 15, rRhiFlo1.hap2, whole genome shotgun sequence genome window below encodes:
- the LOC133370867 gene encoding phospholipase A2 inhibitor gamma subunit B-like: MVTEDEGASLDCETCIAYDTSCVGSRMTCSAGQDTCMVGLSKTSVAGFNIPAAAKSCQSHEVCNFLEPIYMDFGKRNFIRARGVCCLEDACITASPQLPPVNTTTNGNQCPACFSLSSDCYPELLDCTGSENYCFELATQTIKGESMSITLKGCTTESFCAALQSGKVSLADIGISLAKAGCQLAKQAIPSA; the protein is encoded by the exons ATGGTGACGGAGGATGAAG GTGCCTCGTTGGATTGTGAAACTTGCATTGCCTATGACACCAGCTGTGTTGGCAGTAGGATGACTTGCAGTGCTGGACAAGATACCTGCATGGTCGGTTTGAGCAAAACCTCAGTAG CTGGATTCAACATTCCAGCTGCAGCAAAAAGCTGCCAGTCTCATGAAGTCTGCAATTTTTTGGAACCAATTTACATGGATTTTGGCAAGAGAAATTTCATCAGGGCAAGAGGTGTCTGTTGCTTAGAGGATGCCTGCATCACAGCCTCTCCTCAAT TACCGCCAGTCAACACCACAACCAATGGAAACCAATGCCCTGCCTGCTTTTCCTTGTCAAGCGACTGCTATCCAGAGTTGCTGGACTGTACCGGATCTGAGAACTACTGCTTTGAGCTGGCCACACAAACCATAAAAG GGGAGAGTATGAGCATCACCCTGAAGGGCTGTACTACGGAGTCTTTCTGTGCTGCATTGCAAAGTGGCAAAGTGAGCTTGGCCGATATTGGTATTTCTTTGGCAAAAGCTGGATGTCAACTGGCCAAGCAGGCTATTCCATCAGCTTGA
- the LOC133370868 gene encoding phospholipase A2 inhibitor gamma subunit B-like yields the protein MQMSLIFYLFFLLLATADSLECEACIDLNNSCNGTMVTCGANEDTCAVSFSESIVVEVAGQITVKGCASSHVCSGEPFYLNFGQTFITRGSVVCCKGAACASASPELPPVNNITNGMKCPACVSLLGPCSTDVAECTGAENYCIDIVYQTGGPEITIKGCTTKTYCAALQQNIAITLNVPPSAIIKTKCEPANKAPLSSRFPLLALSGLLMVIILL from the exons ATGCAGATGTCGCTGATCTTCTACCTCTTCTTTCTCCTGCTTGCTACAG CTGACTCTTTGGAATGTGAAGCTTGCATAGACTTGAACAACAGCTGTAACGGCACTATGGTGACTTGTGGTGCTAATGAAGACACCTGTGCTGTCAGTTTCAGTGAATCCATAGTAG TTGAAGTAGCAGGCCAGATTACAGTGAAAGGTTGTGCATCCTCTCATGTCTGCAGCGGTGAACCATTTTATCTGAATTTTGGCCAGACATTCATTACCAGAGGAAGTGTTGTCTGTTGCAAAGGGGCTGCCTGTGCATCTGCTTCTCCTGAAT tgCCACCAGTGAACAACATAACCAATGGAATGAAATGCCCAGCTTGTGTTTCTCTGTTAGGCCCATGCTCTACAGATGTGGCAGAATGTACAGGAGCTGAGAACTACTGCATTGATATTGTCTACCAAACTG GTGGGCCTGAAATCACCATAAAAGGTTGCACTACCAAGACTTACTGTGCTGCTTTACAGCAAAATATCGCAATAACCCTCAATGTACCTCCTTCTGCAATTATAAAAACCAAGTGTGAACCGGCCAATAAGGCACCTTTGTCATCAAGATTTCCACTTCTGGCCCTCTCAGGGCTTCTGATGGTGATCATCCTCTTGTAA